A genomic segment from Lentisphaera araneosa HTCC2155 encodes:
- a CDS encoding arylsulfatase: protein MKKISSLKYLFVVAAMSGSAVFGQEQMVKPNILFIFSDDLSYRDLSSYGQEQFRTPNLDKLAMNGIRFTQAYSGSSECAPSRGSLMTGMHMGHCRIRANSSVRGQDHLLNEDITVAELLKGAGYTTGFIGKWGIGLPGTEGAPDKQGFDFSYGYYDQARAHGFFPHYLMRNGKPEPIPENYGFNMKRVSTYNGRPVDRLDDVKNVYDENGNLVPDGVPVAAAAKYSEDLFQNEALSFIKKNRDKPFFLYYATQLPHGPCITPDLGAYKDKPWDLKHKEWAAMLGHLDRGVGRMLDLMEQLEILDNTIIFFAGDNGYSQWGYFGRPRNEDDSLFKNKGPWPKGKFTSTHEGGVRVPFFVYWKDKIKAGENDHICALYDVLATLADLASITPPKTDGISFAPILLGKPDEQETHQYLYWENGTMSRHAQSIRLNQWWAYRDHPSKPIKLYDVTEDLACKNDLAKSNPELIDRIRQIYTEAHIDSEWYVNPGESKEQISAKRDKAISMKSMQRSTGANTAYRGRTELSPAGDVLKAAPKE, encoded by the coding sequence ATGAAAAAAATATCATCTCTAAAGTATTTATTTGTCGTCGCGGCCATGTCGGGCTCTGCAGTGTTCGGGCAAGAGCAAATGGTCAAGCCAAACATCCTATTCATTTTCTCAGACGACCTGTCATACCGCGATTTGAGCAGCTACGGACAAGAGCAGTTTCGGACTCCCAACCTCGACAAGCTGGCGATGAACGGCATCCGCTTCACTCAGGCATATAGTGGTTCGTCGGAATGCGCCCCATCCCGGGGAAGCCTGATGACCGGAATGCACATGGGACATTGCCGTATTCGCGCAAATAGTTCAGTCCGGGGACAGGATCACCTATTGAATGAGGATATCACCGTAGCCGAGCTGCTCAAAGGGGCCGGGTACACCACAGGTTTTATCGGCAAGTGGGGCATTGGTTTGCCCGGCACCGAGGGAGCTCCTGACAAGCAGGGATTCGACTTTTCGTACGGATACTACGATCAGGCACGGGCTCATGGCTTCTTCCCTCACTACCTGATGAGAAACGGGAAGCCCGAGCCGATTCCTGAGAATTACGGATTCAACATGAAGCGTGTTAGCACCTACAATGGGCGTCCGGTAGATCGACTCGACGATGTAAAGAACGTATATGACGAGAACGGGAACCTCGTCCCCGATGGTGTCCCGGTCGCCGCTGCGGCAAAATATTCCGAAGACCTGTTCCAAAATGAGGCTCTTTCCTTTATTAAAAAGAACCGGGACAAACCTTTCTTCCTCTATTACGCAACCCAACTTCCCCACGGCCCGTGCATCACACCCGATCTTGGAGCCTACAAAGACAAGCCTTGGGACCTGAAACACAAGGAATGGGCAGCCATGCTCGGCCACCTCGACCGCGGCGTTGGAAGGATGCTTGACCTTATGGAGCAGCTTGAGATCCTGGATAACACTATAATCTTCTTCGCCGGTGACAATGGATACAGCCAGTGGGGATACTTCGGTAGACCTCGAAATGAGGATGATTCTCTGTTCAAAAACAAAGGTCCATGGCCGAAAGGGAAGTTCACCTCCACCCATGAAGGCGGCGTGCGAGTTCCTTTCTTCGTCTATTGGAAGGACAAGATTAAGGCAGGAGAAAATGACCACATCTGCGCCCTGTATGACGTATTGGCAACGCTAGCCGACCTAGCAAGTATCACTCCCCCGAAAACCGATGGGATCAGCTTCGCCCCGATACTGCTCGGCAAACCGGATGAACAAGAGACACATCAATATCTCTATTGGGAGAATGGAACCATGTCACGGCATGCTCAAAGTATTCGCTTGAATCAGTGGTGGGCATACCGGGATCACCCTTCCAAACCGATAAAGCTGTATGATGTTACTGAGGACCTTGCGTGCAAGAATGATCTAGCAAAAAGCAATCCGGAGCTGATCGACAGAATCAGGCAGATCTATACCGAAGCCCATATCGACAGCGAGTGGTATGTGAACCCGGGAGAGAGCAAGGAGCAGATATCTGCGAAACGGGACAAAGCCATATCCATGAAAAGCATGCAACGTTCAACCGGGGCAAACACCGCCTACAGAGGACGAACCGAACTGTCTCCTGCAGGCGACGTCCTAAAGGCCGCGCCTAAGGAGTAA
- a CDS encoding IS30 family transposase → MYLIINKIYIIQWALVSEAIINLLTPIKEQVHTLTFDNGKEFAKHESISEKLECKSYFAKPYHSWERGQNENANGLLRQYFPKYMTLDKVNVSEVEIAVDKLNNRPRKCLKFKTPYEVFQKLTGIDLTKTKGVALMS, encoded by the coding sequence ATGTATCTTATAATCAATAAGATATATATTATTCAGTGGGCGCTAGTTAGTGAAGCCATCATTAATTTGTTGACACCCATTAAAGAACAAGTTCACACTCTCACCTTTGATAACGGGAAGGAGTTTGCTAAACATGAGAGTATTTCTGAAAAGTTGGAATGTAAAAGCTATTTTGCAAAACCATATCATTCATGGGAGCGAGGACAGAACGAAAATGCAAATGGCTTACTACGTCAATACTTTCCCAAGTACATGACTCTTGATAAAGTTAATGTTTCAGAAGTTGAAATTGCTGTCGACAAGCTTAATAATAGGCCTAGAAAATGCTTAAAATTTAAAACACCTTATGAAGTATTTCAGAAATTAACTGGAATTGATTTAACAAAAACAAAGGGTGTTGCACTTATGAGTTGA
- a CDS encoding serine/threonine-protein kinase, with product MESDKDNFTDFLQSQYKLVQDKIETNDRPSEQKRYLDKTLIGEGAQKKIYQVYDTSCSREIALAVLKNNSQQAKAQFLREARITALLQHPNIMPIYETGQDELDQPYFTMKLGRGDTLQDILVAKKKMPQQELLSLFLKVCDALIYAHSKGVLHRDLKPENIYVGQFGEVLLCDWGLANIVLEDCEEKILDDQNLQDLNLRVSLKGVIKGTPGFIAPEILKDAKYSFQSDIYALGAIFYSLLTEKDPQDQEFPRSAKVLLDVEKKPLPASLKAIGLKALAENKSERYQRVEDMLIDIKSYLNGFAPKAEEAGTFTQIKLLYKRNKRVMNTATFSLIILSGLLIGFIHSLRQKETHALNLLNQLEESDLKRKNAEAELLPHYIEKAKSAFLEGQPETALTLTQVCFNFDKENKKVRDLYGKALMSMQKFTAAVDVLKGINPEVYIIAKNCAQIKEHENKKPKQTIALLKAVGVEPENDKGYIYRNILYQEFAKSAPESKLELLRSVLMMRNNLSSMNSVLEYKDDAYTIDLSNNPDLEILNVLAKFGPAVVKKFDLSHTNIKSIYPIKNFNIIKLNLRYTNKLPLGIFNHYYEHLDAEGSQNDFSPYLKNKPVQYLNIHQTPFSNYKVLTTLKKLQTLIVSKGKMPQSVRQKLPPNCTVIEK from the coding sequence ATGGAATCAGACAAGGATAATTTCACAGACTTCCTGCAAAGTCAATACAAGCTTGTACAGGATAAAATTGAGACCAATGATCGCCCTTCTGAACAGAAAAGGTACCTAGACAAGACTCTTATTGGTGAAGGGGCCCAAAAAAAGATATATCAAGTCTACGACACAAGCTGCAGTCGTGAAATTGCTCTGGCTGTCTTGAAAAACAATTCACAGCAAGCAAAAGCTCAATTTTTGCGAGAAGCGCGAATTACGGCTTTACTCCAGCACCCAAATATCATGCCTATTTATGAAACTGGCCAAGATGAATTAGATCAGCCGTACTTCACCATGAAATTAGGTCGTGGCGATACTCTTCAGGACATCCTTGTTGCCAAGAAAAAAATGCCGCAACAAGAACTTTTATCTCTCTTTCTCAAGGTCTGTGATGCACTCATTTATGCTCATTCCAAAGGTGTTTTACATCGGGACCTAAAACCTGAAAATATTTATGTCGGTCAGTTTGGCGAGGTACTCTTGTGTGACTGGGGCTTGGCGAATATCGTTTTAGAGGATTGCGAGGAAAAAATCCTTGATGACCAGAACTTACAAGACCTAAATCTAAGAGTCTCCCTCAAGGGAGTAATCAAAGGGACACCGGGCTTTATTGCTCCTGAAATTTTAAAAGATGCCAAGTACTCCTTCCAAAGTGATATTTATGCCTTAGGTGCCATTTTCTATTCTTTGTTAACGGAGAAAGACCCTCAAGATCAAGAGTTCCCAAGATCAGCAAAAGTATTACTAGATGTAGAGAAAAAACCTTTGCCAGCTAGTTTAAAAGCTATTGGTCTTAAGGCTTTGGCAGAGAATAAGTCTGAGCGTTATCAAAGAGTGGAAGACATGCTCATCGATATAAAATCATATCTCAATGGCTTTGCACCAAAGGCCGAAGAAGCAGGCACATTTACTCAAATTAAACTATTGTACAAACGCAATAAACGCGTCATGAATACAGCCACTTTTTCCCTAATCATTCTATCGGGTTTACTCATCGGCTTTATTCACTCTCTTAGACAAAAGGAAACGCACGCATTAAATCTACTAAATCAATTAGAGGAATCTGATTTAAAGCGTAAAAATGCTGAAGCAGAATTACTCCCCCACTATATCGAAAAAGCAAAATCTGCCTTTCTGGAAGGCCAGCCTGAAACAGCTCTTACTCTGACACAAGTCTGTTTCAATTTTGATAAAGAAAACAAAAAGGTTCGTGATTTATACGGCAAAGCACTCATGTCCATGCAAAAATTTACTGCTGCAGTAGATGTATTAAAAGGCATTAACCCAGAAGTTTATATTATCGCTAAAAACTGTGCTCAAATAAAAGAGCACGAAAACAAAAAACCTAAGCAAACCATTGCACTGCTTAAAGCGGTCGGTGTTGAGCCAGAAAATGACAAGGGTTACATCTATCGCAATATATTATATCAAGAATTTGCCAAAAGTGCACCTGAAAGTAAGCTGGAATTACTACGCAGCGTGCTGATGATGCGCAATAATTTATCATCAATGAATTCCGTCCTGGAATATAAAGATGACGCCTACACCATAGATCTTAGCAACAACCCTGACTTAGAGATTCTAAATGTCTTAGCGAAGTTTGGCCCTGCCGTTGTTAAAAAGTTTGACCTCAGCCATACGAATATAAAGTCCATATATCCCATCAAGAACTTCAACATCATTAAGTTAAATCTACGCTACACTAATAAATTACCGTTAGGTATTTTTAATCATTATTATGAGCACTTAGATGCTGAAGGCTCACAAAACGACTTTTCACCCTACTTAAAAAACAAACCGGTTCAGTATTTAAATATTCACCAAACGCCCTTTTCGAATTACAAGGTCCTAACAACTTTGAAAAAATTGCAAACTTTGATTGTGAGCAAAGGAAAAATGCCTCAAAGCGTAAGACAAAAATTACCGCCAAACTGCACAGTCATCGAGAAATAA
- a CDS encoding FAD-dependent oxidoreductase — protein sequence MDRRQFLKSKIAGTAILASSGLVFKADAQNLPTQSTENPDMLDVDVLVVGGGSAGHVAAIQAGRMGAKTVLLERGSQLGGTTTTGGVCFPGLFHAWGKQLISGIGWELVKKSREVDCKPLQDFSVANKGHVYYHVNINGQLYSLLAEEACLDAGVSLAYYQFPEKVTQTSNGWLVDVVGQGVRYQLRCKQIIDCSGGATVAGMLGMERMRGEERQPGTHSVIYKGFDMNVVNKNKKKIQEMYKQAVKEGRLQKGDTWSGNAFQPIRSTSGNVNHIFGADSSTAATQTQTNLAGRKSVLRMLKFLKTIPGGENATIDRMMTETASRETYRIKGERVLTVNDYTSGRTFKDSLCYSFYPIDLHDKNGVKPQKLKPGTFPTIPRSCLIPKGSKNFMVAGRSVSSDRLANSAARVQATCMAMGQATAVTAVLAARQGKTPGDVDLAEIRVELIKNDAIVIGGLKSAKAESQETNSDSQEGNKQVLSGDRLLVDAVTAHAVGSWKKSSNSKPAIGSNYLHDNNQAKGENSLTFDIKVEKPGRYDIKLFYSAHETRANNVPVSISIGGQVTELKVNQQKSDDGGFVLGQFDIQDDAKIVISNANTSGFVIVDGLEFKATKTAKIKI from the coding sequence ATGGATCGTCGCCAGTTTTTAAAATCAAAAATCGCAGGTACCGCAATCTTAGCTTCATCGGGCTTAGTCTTTAAAGCAGATGCACAAAATCTTCCCACTCAAAGTACTGAAAATCCGGATATGTTGGATGTAGATGTATTGGTTGTTGGCGGTGGATCAGCGGGTCACGTAGCCGCCATTCAGGCTGGACGCATGGGGGCAAAGACGGTTCTTCTTGAGCGCGGTTCTCAGCTTGGAGGTACGACTACGACTGGTGGCGTTTGCTTCCCAGGGCTCTTTCACGCCTGGGGTAAACAGCTGATTTCTGGTATTGGTTGGGAGCTGGTGAAAAAATCCCGCGAAGTAGACTGTAAGCCCCTACAGGATTTCTCTGTAGCCAATAAGGGTCACGTTTACTATCACGTTAACATAAATGGGCAGCTTTATTCCCTCTTGGCTGAAGAAGCTTGCCTCGATGCGGGTGTCTCTTTAGCTTATTATCAGTTCCCCGAAAAAGTGACTCAAACGAGCAATGGTTGGCTGGTTGATGTGGTCGGGCAGGGGGTGCGTTATCAATTGCGTTGTAAGCAAATCATTGATTGTTCCGGTGGTGCAACCGTGGCGGGCATGCTCGGTATGGAGCGTATGCGTGGTGAGGAGCGTCAACCTGGAACACACTCTGTCATCTATAAGGGTTTTGATATGAATGTGGTGAATAAAAATAAAAAGAAAATTCAAGAGATGTACAAACAGGCAGTCAAAGAAGGTCGTCTACAGAAAGGTGATACCTGGAGTGGTAATGCTTTTCAACCTATTAGAAGTACTTCAGGTAATGTCAATCACATTTTTGGAGCGGATTCATCTACTGCGGCAACGCAAACCCAAACGAATCTTGCAGGCAGAAAATCAGTCTTGCGCATGCTCAAATTTTTAAAGACGATCCCAGGTGGAGAAAATGCCACAATTGATCGCATGATGACCGAAACGGCCAGTCGCGAAACCTATCGCATCAAAGGTGAGCGAGTGCTAACGGTAAATGATTACACCAGCGGGCGAACTTTTAAAGACTCACTCTGCTACTCCTTTTATCCCATTGACTTACACGATAAAAACGGTGTAAAACCCCAAAAATTAAAGCCAGGAACATTCCCCACCATTCCGAGAAGTTGCCTCATTCCAAAAGGCTCCAAAAACTTTATGGTCGCGGGACGTTCTGTTTCCAGTGATCGTTTAGCGAATTCCGCAGCACGAGTTCAAGCCACTTGTATGGCCATGGGGCAGGCCACCGCCGTGACCGCCGTACTTGCAGCTAGACAGGGTAAGACTCCGGGTGATGTAGATTTGGCTGAAATTCGCGTCGAACTCATTAAGAATGATGCAATTGTCATTGGTGGTCTAAAAAGTGCCAAAGCCGAATCACAAGAAACCAATTCCGACTCACAAGAAGGCAACAAGCAGGTCTTAAGTGGGGATAGACTTTTAGTGGATGCGGTGACTGCTCATGCAGTAGGTTCTTGGAAAAAAAGCAGTAATTCTAAACCTGCCATTGGTTCTAACTACCTTCACGATAACAATCAAGCAAAGGGTGAAAATTCTTTAACTTTTGACATCAAAGTCGAAAAGCCGGGAAGATATGATATCAAACTCTTCTATAGTGCTCACGAGACTCGTGCTAATAATGTGCCCGTGTCGATAAGTATTGGCGGGCAAGTCACAGAACTGAAAGTTAATCAACAAAAGAGTGATGATGGCGGATTTGTACTTGGTCAATTTGATATCCAAGACGATGCGAAAATTGTTATTTCCAATGCAAATACAAGTGGCTTTGTTATTGTCGATGGCTTGGAATTTAAGGCAACCAAGACAGCTAAGATAAAAATATAA
- a CDS encoding zeta toxin family protein, producing the protein MEAGRVFFQQVRHVIKEEQSFVLESTLSGKYLEKLIPKVQAQGFDVELIYIFLENPDVCIERIKERVLNGGHHVPDDDVVRRYYRSKNNFWNVYKEMINQWFLVYNSDLRFKEFCIGVKDQYDINDADIFNQFIEGVENGK; encoded by the coding sequence ATGGAAGCTGGTAGAGTTTTCTTTCAGCAAGTAAGACACGTTATTAAAGAAGAGCAAAGTTTTGTTTTGGAGTCAACTCTTTCGGGCAAATACCTTGAGAAGTTAATCCCGAAAGTGCAGGCACAAGGTTTCGATGTTGAGTTAATCTATATCTTTCTCGAAAATCCAGATGTCTGTATTGAGAGAATCAAAGAACGAGTTTTAAACGGCGGTCATCATGTTCCAGATGATGATGTTGTTCGTCGCTATTACCGAAGTAAAAATAATTTCTGGAACGTGTATAAAGAAATGATTAACCAGTGGTTCTTAGTCTATAATTCAGACTTACGTTTCAAAGAATTTTGCATTGGTGTAAAAGATCAATATGATATTAATGATGCTGATATTTTTAATCAGTTCATAGAAGGAGTCGAAAATGGAAAATAA
- a CDS encoding DUF1624 domain-containing protein produces the protein MSSIDWMRGFVMILMLVDHVSMVYNKDHLATDSAISYIPGSALPAWEFFTRWTAHLCTPVFVFLAGTAMALSIERKVAKGIDSSQINKDILIRGAFIAILDPTLISLFAGKFLFQVLYAIGLAMMCMAFFRHLSSKLLIILALSWFTFGELLNGIYFPPGESTQSIFNAFFFSSYTSTNLVIKYPLLPWLAMMILGWVFGRYLLDYKEGRNSVGPVKLLLSLGFVSLMAFAALRYYNGYGNMFLLREDHSWQHWLHVSKYPPSATYTLLELGLMMVLMALMICVERLIGTRQNGILLVLGQTAMFFYLVHRLVLVGVANLFDLYQVSDLYTTYIISAVFLAILYPLCIWYRSYKAKNVKKSVYLKYL, from the coding sequence ATCTCATCAATTGATTGGATGCGTGGTTTTGTGATGATCCTCATGTTAGTGGATCATGTATCAATGGTTTACAATAAAGATCACTTGGCGACAGACTCTGCCATTTCTTATATACCCGGCTCAGCTCTGCCAGCTTGGGAGTTTTTTACGCGCTGGACGGCCCATTTATGTACGCCGGTATTTGTTTTCTTGGCAGGCACTGCCATGGCCTTAAGTATTGAGCGTAAGGTCGCAAAAGGAATTGACTCATCTCAAATTAACAAAGATATTTTAATCCGCGGGGCCTTTATCGCCATTTTAGACCCCACTTTGATTTCCTTATTTGCCGGAAAATTTTTATTTCAGGTACTCTATGCCATTGGCTTGGCAATGATGTGCATGGCCTTTTTTAGACATCTTTCGAGTAAGCTTTTGATTATCCTTGCCTTATCTTGGTTTACTTTTGGTGAATTGCTCAATGGAATTTATTTTCCTCCGGGGGAGAGTACGCAATCAATTTTTAATGCCTTTTTCTTCTCGAGCTACACTTCGACTAATTTAGTCATTAAATACCCCTTGTTGCCTTGGTTGGCAATGATGATTTTGGGCTGGGTTTTTGGGCGTTATTTATTGGATTATAAAGAGGGCAGGAACTCCGTCGGACCGGTGAAACTCTTGCTTTCCTTAGGCTTTGTTTCACTAATGGCGTTTGCCGCCCTTCGTTACTACAATGGCTACGGCAATATGTTTTTACTCAGAGAAGATCATAGCTGGCAGCATTGGTTACATGTCAGTAAATACCCACCTTCGGCGACTTACACCTTGCTGGAACTGGGTCTGATGATGGTGCTCATGGCCCTTATGATCTGTGTGGAACGACTGATAGGCACGCGACAAAATGGCATCTTGTTGGTCTTAGGTCAGACGGCGATGTTTTTCTATCTAGTGCACCGTTTAGTCTTAGTGGGTGTGGCCAATTTATTTGACCTATATCAAGTCTCCGACTTATATACCACTTATATCATCAGCGCAGTCTTCTTGGCTATTCTCTACCCCCTATGCATTTGGTACCGTTCTTATAAGGCTAAGAATGTCAAAAAATCTGTTTATTTAAAGTATCTTTAA
- a CDS encoding DUF4405 domain-containing protein, with protein MKNKKQLVNLLVASTFLVMVISGLMAYFRPFSIKTTGLHSLMGFFFILLIYLHVKHNFKGLKKSFQGKNLVLTFSITALLTGLFIWQPKPIQSILGLSNNLGAAQDRFEMNDKGMIYHYTPTPEYKLKIEVRAGKNYQAEKPSQMAIWLQNQSFYHIKTLHSSQNTEELPYWSWKVKEYNKAKKEAEENDGEVLSVSGATPNSSFDPRDYILPERNEEPFYLMIEVNQLGDGNESYQDQPSMIYRIEIDNKYPTAFQVFELMGYSKYDQQEEAWQAYYPDGSVTTALKLIDSALLTIERD; from the coding sequence TTGAAAAATAAAAAACAGCTCGTCAACCTCTTGGTAGCCAGCACTTTTCTCGTGATGGTTATTTCGGGCTTGATGGCTTATTTTAGGCCCTTTTCGATCAAAACTACTGGCCTGCATTCATTGATGGGCTTTTTCTTTATTCTGCTCATATACCTGCATGTGAAGCATAATTTTAAGGGTCTGAAAAAAAGCTTTCAGGGAAAAAACCTAGTGCTGACTTTTAGCATCACAGCGCTGCTGACAGGCCTGTTTATTTGGCAACCCAAACCCATACAATCTATTCTAGGCTTAAGCAATAATTTAGGCGCCGCTCAAGATCGTTTTGAAATGAATGATAAGGGGATGATTTATCATTACACACCAACGCCCGAATATAAGCTTAAAATAGAAGTGAGAGCGGGCAAAAACTATCAAGCAGAAAAACCATCGCAAATGGCGATTTGGTTACAGAATCAATCCTTTTACCACATTAAAACTTTGCACAGTTCGCAAAATACTGAAGAATTGCCTTACTGGTCCTGGAAAGTTAAGGAATACAATAAAGCCAAAAAAGAAGCCGAAGAAAACGATGGTGAGGTCCTGTCAGTGAGTGGGGCGACTCCCAACAGCTCCTTTGATCCGCGCGATTATATTTTACCCGAAAGAAATGAAGAGCCCTTTTATTTGATGATCGAAGTGAATCAGCTCGGCGACGGCAATGAGTCTTACCAGGATCAGCCCAGCATGATATACAGAATTGAAATAGATAATAAGTACCCCACGGCTTTTCAGGTTTTTGAGCTCATGGGCTACTCAAAGTACGATCAACAGGAAGAGGCTTGGCAAGCCTATTATCCCGATGGCTCAGTAACGACGGCACTCAAGCTCATTGATAGTGCCTTACTCACTATAGAGAGAGATTAA
- a CDS encoding RNA polymerase sigma factor, with the protein MNQARNTRQTLLLKIRDQYNDAAWEEFIAFYRPYVYRVIQNLEQIKFEDREDVIQEVILIAWKKLPDFDYQPQKGRFRSWLSVITHRTANNYYHKSKKASVFKSHLEAEELEKGLPPEIEKLCQQEWEKHVSEAAWTNISDKFEVKVLQAFQKLASGEKGEQVALELGLSRNSVYVYKKRVMAALQKEIAYLDEELR; encoded by the coding sequence ATGAATCAAGCAAGAAATACACGACAGACTTTGTTATTAAAAATTCGAGATCAGTACAATGATGCTGCCTGGGAAGAATTTATTGCTTTTTATCGTCCCTATGTTTATCGTGTTATACAGAACCTTGAGCAAATAAAATTTGAGGATAGGGAAGATGTCATTCAGGAAGTGATACTCATTGCTTGGAAAAAATTGCCTGACTTTGATTATCAACCTCAAAAAGGCCGTTTCCGTTCCTGGCTCAGCGTTATTACTCATCGAACAGCCAATAATTATTATCATAAAAGCAAAAAGGCGAGTGTATTTAAAAGTCATCTAGAAGCAGAAGAACTGGAAAAGGGGCTGCCGCCTGAAATAGAAAAACTCTGTCAGCAGGAGTGGGAGAAGCATGTAAGTGAAGCTGCCTGGACTAATATTTCCGATAAATTTGAAGTCAAAGTTTTACAAGCTTTTCAAAAATTGGCCTCTGGTGAAAAAGGCGAGCAGGTTGCGTTGGAACTTGGTCTCTCGCGAAATTCCGTTTACGTTTACAAAAAACGCGTGATGGCGGCTCTGCAAAAAGAGATCGCCTACCTAGATGAAGAATTAAGGTAG
- a CDS encoding sulfatase, whose translation MRNFLFLLFCLISLPLLALDKKPSVLLINVDDWNDWNEVLQGHPQAITPHIKRLAERGITFSNAICASPSCVPSRPAFFTGIAPWRSGNISNDNGRRPWRFYAGEEAVTIPKLFSQNGWQSIGIAKNFHKGDKPEFDTYIPAPQKVSKVKGVGIRLNSSAVWDIADVPVTEMSDYKAASLGIEKIQSLKSSLLLSVGIYRPHVPWIVPQEYFDMYPLENLQLPEARSDDLDDLPERFKLVAGLEAKFGKGYHENLVKKGYDKQFVRAYLASVTFADEQVGRLLDAWYSSSHAETGYVVLWSDHGYMLGEKSAWSKIKPWYDSSRSNFMIAGPGLEKGVMCNKAVSLLDLYPTLVDLLGLPKPPQKLDGNSLLPLLKNPQMDWDKPVQMTSQMDGVFFESILSNDYRMTRLATGETELYKLASDPHEFRNLAKNPEYASLIEKMEKHLSFTYPLIPEDGWIEAELIPAQTSADYKLRGNCHYLRSKDESSKMLYADLNAGKGSYIDLILEVQSPGAYRLEAEMSAKGNFLVQVDDVKNDAAQSDNGYPMKKIAQFPAQKKLTKLNLGVAKFDAPGLKIIRFVSQVPKQQMKFDRLRLLKDD comes from the coding sequence ATGAGAAATTTTTTATTCCTTTTATTTTGTTTAATAAGTTTACCTTTATTGGCATTGGACAAAAAGCCCAGCGTGCTGCTGATTAATGTGGATGACTGGAATGATTGGAACGAAGTCTTGCAGGGACATCCACAAGCGATTACGCCCCATATTAAACGCTTAGCAGAGCGCGGTATTACCTTCAGTAATGCGATCTGTGCCTCGCCTTCCTGCGTACCCTCTCGTCCAGCCTTCTTTACTGGTATAGCCCCTTGGCGCTCCGGTAATATTTCCAATGATAATGGTCGTCGGCCCTGGCGTTTTTACGCGGGGGAAGAAGCGGTCACAATTCCTAAGCTCTTTTCACAAAATGGCTGGCAAAGCATTGGCATTGCCAAGAATTTTCATAAAGGAGATAAACCTGAGTTCGATACTTACATACCGGCACCCCAAAAGGTAAGTAAAGTTAAGGGCGTGGGGATTAGACTCAATTCATCTGCTGTTTGGGATATTGCCGATGTACCAGTCACAGAAATGTCTGACTACAAAGCGGCTAGTCTTGGCATAGAAAAGATTCAGTCACTTAAATCCTCTTTATTACTTTCGGTGGGGATTTATCGGCCCCACGTTCCGTGGATTGTGCCACAGGAGTATTTTGATATGTATCCGCTGGAAAACCTGCAGCTACCTGAAGCGCGCAGCGATGACCTCGATGACTTGCCAGAGCGTTTTAAGTTAGTCGCTGGTTTAGAGGCTAAGTTCGGTAAGGGCTATCATGAAAATCTAGTAAAAAAGGGCTACGATAAGCAGTTTGTAAGGGCTTACTTGGCAAGTGTGACTTTTGCTGATGAGCAAGTCGGCCGCCTTTTAGATGCCTGGTACTCCAGTTCCCATGCCGAAACGGGCTATGTGGTGCTGTGGAGTGATCACGGTTACATGCTGGGAGAGAAAAGTGCCTGGTCAAAAATTAAACCCTGGTACGATTCCTCACGCAGTAATTTTATGATTGCCGGACCGGGTTTAGAGAAAGGGGTGATGTGTAATAAAGCCGTTTCGCTTTTGGACCTCTACCCAACGCTCGTTGATTTACTGGGATTACCAAAGCCGCCACAAAAACTAGATGGCAATAGTTTGCTTCCATTGCTCAAAAATCCACAAATGGACTGGGATAAACCAGTGCAAATGACGAGCCAAATGGATGGCGTATTTTTTGAATCGATTCTTTCCAATGATTACCGCATGACTCGTTTAGCAACAGGTGAAACAGAGTTATATAAACTAGCTAGTGATCCCCATGAATTTCGTAACTTGGCCAAAAATCCTGAGTATGCATCGCTTATTGAAAAGATGGAAAAACATCTTTCCTTTACTTATCCACTTATACCTGAGGACGGTTGGATCGAGGCTGAACTGATTCCCGCCCAGACCTCGGCAGATTATAAATTGCGTGGCAATTGTCATTACTTGAGAAGTAAAGACGAATCTAGTAAAATGCTCTACGCCGATCTCAATGCAGGAAAGGGCAGCTATATCGATTTGATTTTAGAAGTCCAAAGTCCGGGAGCTTACCGCTTGGAAGCCGAGATGTCAGCTAAGGGCAATTTTTTAGTCCAAGTCGATGATGTGAAAAATGATGCCGCGCAATCGGATAATGGCTACCCAATGAAAAAGATCGCTCAATTTCCAGCGCAGAAAAAGCTTACTAAGTTAAACTTAGGTGTGGCGAAATTTGATGCGCCCGGTCTTAAAATCATTCGTTTTGTTTCGCAAGTTCCCAAGCAGCAAATGAAATTCGATCGCCTGCGCCTACTCAAAGATGACTGA